Proteins encoded in a region of the Pyxidicoccus trucidator genome:
- a CDS encoding DUF1570 domain-containing protein, translating to MKLQMALVCLSLVAATGCAGTRALCPQEGGRPWSEVQSTHFRIQTNLSPEAATTTALELEKHRRALLLSWGADFDPPGTVEVILLRNLNELSEFTQGHAAGFAGTTERGPLLVMGGNGYVLEDSPDLRLQTHELAHYLSNFVLLRQPRWVAEGLAQYLETIHIKPSTNEVVLGRVNGWNLGYVKAHGWLDIDELWAWDQRGLLSQSEQQRHYASSWLWVHYLYNVHTERMEDFQTRLANAEDPKKAWEASFRGVQDLAGELRTYVTSGRGSVFTLPLPPVPTKVDVRPMEAADVHAVRAMLYLRAPGELKREQRLEHAKREVAQGLKEGPNNVNATILATQLDKEAVSLDAVRAVVKANPDNGRAWDLLADQLGPKGEVKEAEEARKRAAELLPHDANILNSLAWHYVQVHEPAKGLAAAQKAVALAPGDSAILDTHAALLFQLDRCPEALGLQRRAMDMLHEKASDSMRTVLKERLQSYQAKCGGSASAVSKP from the coding sequence ATGAAATTGCAGATGGCACTGGTGTGTCTGTCATTGGTGGCTGCCACGGGCTGCGCGGGGACTCGGGCCCTGTGCCCCCAGGAGGGCGGGCGGCCCTGGTCCGAGGTCCAGAGCACCCACTTCCGCATCCAGACGAACCTGTCCCCCGAGGCCGCGACGACCACGGCGCTGGAGCTGGAGAAGCACCGGCGCGCGCTGCTGCTGTCCTGGGGCGCGGACTTCGACCCGCCCGGCACCGTGGAGGTCATCCTCCTGCGCAACCTGAACGAGCTGTCCGAGTTCACCCAGGGCCACGCGGCCGGCTTCGCGGGCACCACCGAGCGCGGCCCGCTGCTGGTGATGGGCGGCAATGGCTATGTGCTGGAGGACTCGCCGGACCTGCGCCTGCAGACGCACGAGCTGGCGCACTACCTGAGCAACTTCGTGCTGCTGCGCCAGCCCCGGTGGGTGGCGGAGGGACTGGCGCAGTACCTGGAGACGATTCACATCAAGCCGAGCACCAACGAGGTGGTGCTGGGCCGGGTGAACGGGTGGAACCTGGGCTACGTGAAGGCGCACGGCTGGCTGGACATCGACGAGCTGTGGGCGTGGGACCAGCGGGGCCTGCTGAGCCAGAGCGAGCAGCAGCGGCACTACGCGTCCTCGTGGCTGTGGGTGCACTACCTGTACAACGTCCACACGGAGCGCATGGAGGACTTCCAGACGCGGCTGGCCAACGCGGAGGACCCGAAGAAGGCGTGGGAGGCTTCGTTCCGGGGCGTGCAGGACCTGGCGGGCGAGCTGCGCACGTACGTCACGAGCGGGCGCGGCAGCGTCTTCACCCTGCCGCTGCCGCCGGTGCCCACGAAGGTGGACGTGCGGCCGATGGAGGCCGCGGACGTGCACGCCGTCCGGGCGATGCTGTACCTGCGGGCGCCGGGTGAGCTGAAGCGCGAGCAGCGGCTGGAGCACGCGAAGCGCGAGGTGGCGCAGGGACTCAAGGAAGGGCCGAACAACGTCAACGCCACGATTCTGGCGACGCAGCTGGACAAGGAAGCGGTGTCACTGGATGCGGTGCGGGCGGTGGTGAAGGCGAACCCGGACAATGGCCGCGCGTGGGACTTGCTGGCGGACCAGCTGGGGCCGAAGGGCGAGGTGAAGGAGGCGGAGGAGGCGCGGAAGCGGGCGGCGGAGCTGCTGCCGCACGATGCGAACATCCTGAACAGTTTGGCGTGGCACTACGTCCAGGTGCACGAGCCGGCGAAGGGGCTCGCGGCGGCGCAGAAGGCGGTGGCGCTGGCGCCGGGGGACTCGGCCATCCTGGACACGCACGCGGCGCTGCTGTTCCAGCTGGACCGCTGCCCGGAGGCGCTGGGGCTGCAGCGGCGCGCCATGGACATGCTGCACGAGAAGGCCTCGGACTCGATGCGCACGGTGCTGAAGGAGCGGCTCCAGAGCTACCAGGCGAAGTGCGGAGGCTCGGCTTCGGCGGTCTCGAAGCCCTGA
- a CDS encoding acyclic terpene utilization AtuA family protein: MSASPLRVGNASGFYGDRFSAVKEMLEGGQLDVLTGDYLAELTMLILGRDRMKDPATGFAKTFLRQMEQCLALAVEKRVKVVTNAGGLNPAGLAAALRELATRLGVKAQIAHVEGDDLSGSADALGLGSPLTANAYLGAWGIAECLRAGADIVVTGRVTDASLVVGPAAAHFGWKTDDWDRLAGAMVAGHVLECGTQATGGNYSFFTEVDVRRPGFPLAEIHADGSSVITKHAGTGGAVTVDTVLAQLVYEITGARYAGPDATARFDSISLTEEGKDRVRISGVRGEPPPPTVKVCLNNLGGYRNEATFVLVGLDIEEKARLVREQLSAAMVRKPKEVQWTLVRTDREDAATEEQAAAFLRVVVKDADAKLVGRGFSGAAVELALGSYPGFTMTAPPSDGAPYGVYTPAYVEAAKVEHVAVLPDGTRTVIAPLAPEKTLALAPVEPPALPAPLPSSGPTRRVPLGRIVAARSGDKGGTANIGVWARSDEAWRWLVHALTPEKLRELLPEAAAFPMERHVFPHLRGLNFVIDGLLGEGVSSSTRFDPQGKALGEWLRSRHMDIPESLLGEGQG, translated from the coding sequence ATGAGCGCGTCCCCCCTGCGTGTTGGCAATGCCTCGGGCTTCTACGGAGACCGCTTCTCGGCGGTGAAGGAGATGCTGGAGGGCGGGCAGCTCGACGTCCTCACCGGCGACTACCTGGCCGAGCTGACGATGCTGATTCTCGGCCGGGACAGGATGAAGGACCCGGCCACGGGCTTCGCGAAGACGTTCCTCCGGCAGATGGAGCAGTGTCTGGCGCTCGCGGTGGAGAAGCGGGTCAAGGTCGTCACCAACGCGGGTGGGCTGAACCCGGCGGGGCTCGCCGCCGCGCTGCGGGAGCTGGCCACCCGCCTGGGCGTGAAGGCCCAGATTGCGCACGTCGAGGGGGATGACCTCTCCGGCAGCGCGGACGCGCTGGGGCTGGGCAGCCCGCTCACGGCCAACGCGTACCTGGGCGCATGGGGCATCGCCGAGTGCCTGCGCGCGGGCGCGGACATCGTCGTCACCGGGCGGGTGACGGACGCGTCGCTGGTGGTGGGCCCGGCGGCGGCGCACTTCGGCTGGAAGACGGACGACTGGGACCGGCTGGCCGGGGCCATGGTCGCCGGCCACGTGCTGGAGTGCGGGACGCAGGCCACGGGCGGCAACTACTCCTTCTTCACGGAGGTGGACGTCCGCCGTCCCGGCTTCCCTCTGGCTGAAATCCACGCGGACGGAAGCTCCGTCATCACCAAGCACGCGGGCACGGGCGGCGCGGTGACGGTGGACACGGTGCTCGCGCAGCTCGTCTATGAAATCACCGGAGCCCGGTACGCGGGGCCGGACGCGACGGCGCGCTTCGACAGCATCTCCCTGACGGAGGAGGGGAAGGACCGAGTCCGGATTTCGGGCGTGCGCGGCGAGCCGCCGCCTCCCACGGTGAAAGTGTGCCTCAACAACCTGGGCGGCTACCGCAACGAGGCGACGTTCGTCCTGGTGGGGCTCGACATCGAGGAGAAGGCCCGCCTCGTCCGTGAGCAGCTCTCCGCCGCCATGGTCCGCAAGCCGAAGGAAGTCCAGTGGACGCTGGTCCGCACGGACCGCGAGGACGCGGCCACGGAGGAGCAGGCCGCCGCCTTCCTGCGCGTGGTGGTGAAGGACGCGGACGCGAAGCTGGTGGGGCGCGGCTTCAGTGGCGCGGCCGTGGAGCTGGCGCTGGGCAGCTACCCGGGCTTCACCATGACGGCGCCGCCGTCGGATGGCGCTCCGTATGGCGTCTACACGCCGGCCTATGTGGAGGCGGCAAAGGTCGAGCACGTCGCCGTGCTCCCCGACGGCACGCGCACCGTGATTGCGCCGCTGGCGCCGGAGAAGACGCTGGCGCTCGCGCCGGTGGAGCCGCCCGCGCTGCCGGCACCGCTGCCCTCGTCAGGCCCCACGCGCCGCGTGCCGCTGGGGCGCATCGTCGCCGCGCGCAGTGGTGACAAGGGCGGCACCGCGAACATCGGCGTCTGGGCGAGGTCGGACGAGGCGTGGCGCTGGCTGGTGCATGCGCTCACTCCGGAGAAGCTCCGCGAGCTGCTCCCCGAGGCGGCGGCCTTCCCCATGGAACGGCACGTCTTCCCGCACCTCCGGGGGCTGAACTTCGTCATCGACGGCCTGCTGGGCGAGGGCGTGTCGTCCTCGACGCGCTTCGACCCGCAGGGCAAGGCGCTGGGTGAGTGGCTCCGCTCGCGCCACATGGACATTCCCGAGTCGCTGCTCGGCGAAGGGCAGGGGTGA
- a CDS encoding TetR/AcrR family transcriptional regulator, with translation MHSPSSRGMTLHAASQLQAVSAPPHKKASVLAFFARDFHPAPVSESSGATGRQEQERSRVTRQRLMEAALSALSELGWAGATMTVIAERAGVSRGACQHHFPTRADLVAAAVEYVGSQQVEEVLRRAARLPTDERRTEAILHMLAGIYTSPLFTAAVQLWVAAVADPELRAQLQPLEARTGREFHRLTVKLLDVDDGDAEVRELIQGTLDLIRGLALANLLRDDSARRKKVLHRWALTLDAALDARRPRKAGS, from the coding sequence ATGCACTCTCCATCCAGCCGCGGCATGACCCTCCACGCCGCCAGCCAGCTCCAGGCAGTGTCGGCGCCACCCCATAAAAAAGCAAGCGTGCTTGCTTTTTTCGCCCGCGACTTCCATCCTGCCCCCGTGAGTGAGTCCTCCGGCGCGACGGGCAGGCAGGAGCAGGAGCGCAGCCGCGTCACGCGCCAGCGTCTGATGGAGGCCGCCCTGAGCGCCCTCTCGGAGCTCGGGTGGGCAGGCGCCACCATGACCGTCATCGCCGAGCGCGCGGGCGTCTCGCGCGGGGCCTGCCAGCACCACTTCCCCACCCGCGCCGACCTGGTGGCGGCGGCCGTGGAGTACGTGGGCAGCCAGCAGGTGGAGGAGGTGCTCCGCCGCGCGGCCCGGCTCCCGACGGACGAGCGGCGGACGGAGGCCATCCTCCACATGCTCGCGGGCATCTACACCAGCCCCCTCTTCACCGCCGCCGTGCAGCTCTGGGTCGCCGCCGTGGCGGACCCGGAGCTGCGCGCACAGCTCCAGCCCCTGGAGGCCCGCACCGGCCGGGAGTTCCACCGGCTGACGGTGAAGCTGCTCGACGTGGATGACGGAGACGCCGAGGTGCGCGAGCTGATTCAGGGCACGCTGGACCTCATCCGCGGCCTCGCACTGGCGAACCTGCTGCGGGACGACAGCGCCCGACGCAAGAAGGTCCTCCACCGCTGGGCGCTCACGCTGGACGCCGCGCTCGATGCACGCCGGCCTCGCAAGGCCGGGAGCTGA
- a CDS encoding acyl-CoA carboxylase subunit beta, which yields MPRITSRIDSASEAFKAHRADMLARVAELREVEAKVRNTELKAREKFHKRGQLLPRERLMLLLDRGSPFLELSTLCGFGYHDDSDGSLAGGNSIIGIGYVSGVRCMVFVNNSAIKGGTASPWGVQKALRAQELALENKLPMVSLVESGGANLMYQQEIFIPGGETFYNQSKLSAAGIPQVTVVHGSSTAGGAYLPGLSDYVVMVKKKAKVFLAGPPLLKAATGEIATDEELGGAEMHATVAGTADYLAEDDADAIRLAREIVAKLGWNAQLAREERAPYAEPLYSPEELCGAVPVDYRKPYDCREVIARIVDGSEFTGFKDEYDPHTVCGRASIFGMPIGIIGNNGPITPKGATKAAQFIQLCCQSDTPILYLQNTTGYMVGTQPEQAGIVKHGAKMIQAVANATVPQLTVLIGGGFGAGNYGMCGRPFHPRFIFAWPNARTAVMGGEQAAKVMSIVFGEKLARQGEVVDEEGIRAFCQPIIDQFDKESHPFNCSARLFDDGLIDPRDTRRVLGFSLAVCREAKRRELKPNTFGVARL from the coding sequence ATGCCGAGAATCACGTCGCGAATCGATTCGGCTTCCGAGGCCTTCAAGGCGCACCGCGCGGACATGCTCGCGCGAGTCGCCGAGCTGCGCGAGGTGGAGGCGAAGGTCCGCAATACGGAGCTCAAGGCGCGCGAGAAGTTCCACAAGCGCGGCCAGTTGTTACCTCGTGAGCGGCTGATGCTCCTGCTGGACAGGGGCTCGCCGTTCCTGGAGCTGTCCACGCTGTGTGGCTTCGGCTACCACGACGACAGCGACGGCTCGCTGGCCGGAGGCAACAGCATCATCGGCATCGGCTACGTGTCCGGTGTGCGGTGCATGGTGTTCGTGAACAACTCCGCCATCAAGGGAGGTACAGCGTCGCCGTGGGGTGTGCAGAAGGCGCTGCGGGCGCAGGAGCTGGCGCTGGAGAACAAGCTGCCCATGGTGTCGCTGGTGGAGAGCGGCGGCGCCAACCTCATGTATCAGCAGGAAATCTTCATCCCCGGCGGGGAGACCTTCTACAACCAGTCGAAGCTGTCGGCGGCGGGCATTCCCCAGGTGACGGTGGTGCATGGCTCGAGCACCGCGGGCGGTGCGTACCTGCCGGGCCTGTCCGACTACGTGGTCATGGTGAAGAAGAAGGCCAAGGTCTTCCTGGCGGGCCCGCCGCTGCTCAAGGCCGCGACGGGCGAGATTGCCACCGACGAGGAGCTGGGCGGCGCGGAGATGCACGCCACGGTGGCGGGGACGGCGGACTACCTCGCCGAGGACGACGCGGACGCCATCCGCCTGGCGCGCGAAATCGTGGCGAAGCTCGGGTGGAACGCGCAGCTGGCTCGCGAGGAGCGGGCGCCATACGCGGAGCCCCTCTACTCCCCCGAGGAGCTGTGCGGCGCCGTCCCGGTGGACTACCGGAAGCCCTATGACTGCCGCGAGGTCATCGCGCGCATCGTCGACGGCTCCGAGTTCACCGGCTTCAAGGACGAGTACGACCCGCACACCGTCTGCGGACGCGCGAGCATCTTCGGGATGCCCATTGGCATCATCGGCAACAACGGTCCGATTACGCCGAAGGGCGCGACGAAGGCGGCGCAGTTCATCCAGCTCTGCTGCCAGTCGGACACGCCCATCCTGTATCTACAAAACACCACGGGCTACATGGTGGGCACGCAGCCGGAGCAGGCCGGAATCGTGAAGCACGGCGCGAAGATGATTCAGGCGGTGGCGAACGCGACGGTGCCGCAGCTCACGGTGCTCATCGGCGGCGGGTTCGGCGCGGGCAACTACGGCATGTGCGGCCGGCCCTTCCACCCGCGCTTCATCTTCGCGTGGCCGAATGCGCGCACCGCCGTCATGGGCGGCGAGCAGGCGGCGAAGGTGATGTCGATTGTCTTCGGCGAGAAGCTCGCGAGGCAGGGTGAGGTCGTGGACGAGGAGGGGATTCGAGCGTTCTGCCAGCCCATCATCGACCAGTTCGACAAGGAGTCGCACCCGTTCAACTGCAGCGCGCGGCTGTTCGACGACGGGCTCATCGACCCGCGCGACACGCGGCGGGTCCTCGGATTCTCGCTGGCCGTGTGCCGCGAGGCGAAGCGGCGTGAGCTCAAGCCCAACACCTTCGGCGTGGCACGCCTGTGA
- a CDS encoding macro domain-containing protein: protein MPVHIVEGDLLAQPVEAIVNAWNRNIIPWWLLLPQGVSGAIKRQAGLAPFRELARVGPMPLGTAVVTSAGRLTYKAIIHVAGINMLWRASERSIQDSVRNALARARERSFASLAFPLIGAGSGGFNEARALEVMRHVLDAEVGALEVRVVRFRPG from the coding sequence ATGCCCGTCCACATCGTCGAGGGAGACCTGCTCGCACAGCCGGTGGAGGCCATCGTCAATGCGTGGAACCGCAACATCATCCCCTGGTGGCTGCTGCTGCCGCAGGGCGTCTCCGGGGCTATCAAGCGCCAGGCGGGGCTGGCCCCGTTCCGCGAGCTGGCGCGGGTGGGGCCGATGCCGCTCGGCACGGCGGTGGTGACCTCGGCCGGCCGGCTCACCTACAAGGCCATCATCCACGTGGCCGGCATCAACATGCTGTGGCGCGCGTCGGAGCGCTCCATCCAGGACTCCGTCCGCAATGCCCTGGCCCGCGCCCGGGAGCGGAGCTTCGCCTCCCTGGCATTCCCTCTCATCGGCGCCGGCTCGGGCGGCTTCAACGAAGCGCGGGCGCTGGAGGTGATGCGCCACGTCCTGGACGCCGAGGTCGGCGCCCTGGAGGTGCGCGTGGTCCGCTTCCGGCCCGGCTGA
- a CDS encoding SDR family oxidoreductase yields the protein MGYRSLFAPGCFKDRTIVVTGGGSGIGRCTAHELASLGAHVVLVGRKKDKLEAVAAELREDGGECSLEVLDIRDEEGVKATVARIVAARGRIHGLVNNAGGQFPSPLAAISKKGFDAVVSTNLTGGFLMAREVYLQSMSSHGGSIVNMLADSWGGMPGMGHSGAARMGMLNLTQTAAVEWAASAVRVNAVAPGWVASSGMDSYQDEGVKALIPLLKKEVPLQRLATESEVSAAIVFLLTDAAAFITGDVIKIDGGASCNTKIYPLDESTASKPYEGFHRATAPRILGGESKE from the coding sequence ATGGGCTACCGCTCTCTCTTCGCACCGGGCTGTTTCAAGGACCGCACCATCGTCGTGACGGGCGGCGGCAGTGGCATCGGCCGCTGCACCGCGCACGAGCTGGCCTCGCTGGGCGCGCACGTCGTCCTGGTGGGCCGGAAGAAGGACAAGCTGGAGGCCGTCGCGGCGGAGCTGCGCGAGGACGGCGGCGAGTGCTCGCTGGAGGTGCTCGACATCCGCGACGAGGAGGGCGTGAAGGCCACCGTCGCCCGCATCGTCGCCGCGCGCGGCCGCATCCACGGCCTGGTCAACAACGCCGGCGGGCAGTTCCCCTCGCCCCTCGCCGCCATCTCCAAGAAGGGCTTCGACGCCGTCGTCTCCACCAACCTCACCGGCGGCTTCCTGATGGCGCGGGAAGTCTACCTCCAGTCGATGAGCAGCCACGGTGGCTCCATCGTCAACATGCTCGCGGATTCGTGGGGCGGCATGCCGGGCATGGGGCACTCGGGCGCGGCGCGCATGGGCATGCTCAACCTCACCCAGACGGCCGCCGTCGAGTGGGCCGCCTCCGCCGTGCGCGTCAACGCCGTGGCCCCCGGCTGGGTGGCCTCGAGTGGGATGGACAGCTACCAGGACGAGGGCGTCAAGGCGCTCATCCCCCTCCTCAAGAAGGAGGTGCCCCTCCAGCGGCTCGCCACCGAGTCCGAGGTGAGCGCCGCCATCGTCTTCCTGCTCACCGACGCCGCCGCCTTCATTACCGGGGACGTCATCAAGATTGACGGTGGCGCGTCCTGCAACACGAAGATCTACCCGCTCGACGAGTCCACCGCCTCCAAGCCTTACGAGGGGTTCCACCGCGCGACGGCGCCGCGCATCCTCGGCGGCGAATCCAAGGAGTAG
- a CDS encoding vanadium-dependent haloperoxidase encodes MPQHLFASSPPRARVLLSLLLGALLTGCPDDPEPEPTPDPIPWAAVARTRPEALLSISGRSATDVWAVGADRGRGPTVLHFDGSAWSELATGLRGDLWWVHAFRDGPVLMAGGSATILRYENGAFTRMRTPGLARHTVYGVWGSRPDDVYAVGSVAGRSGFVWHYDGTAWSELSLPLAALPRTVDGDIPGFFKVWGTGGDVYVVGAQGVVMRSRGGGAFAVVPTGTTSRLFTVHGGGGTVVVVGGEGQGEILELDEAAGRFVSRAPEGCPLLQGVSISGDGSGWASGSRGELYQRAGGRWTRVEQDAPVQVESLHATWTDPEGGVWAVGGNVLSGTLDSGVLLHRGVEVALVPEVVVTPPAPATCPAAAVDPKQTGTIARRWNEQILGAIRRDVPRPTVHARNLYHLSAAMWDAWAAYDATADGVFLREKHTATDVAAARAEAVSYAAYRVLAHRYTKAIGGPTSAACFRAFMERLGYAPDDTVTTGDSARALGNRIGQAIIDAGAADGANEQNDYKDTTGFTFVNTPLVVDSPTLTLENPSVWQPLNLAVSVTQNGIITSSGVQGYIGAHWRQVTPFALTRPQGGGIYLDPGAPPVFGAELRAHAVEILRKESWLGSEELMDTSPGIGGLGNNSLGTNDGNGHPVNPITGQPYVPQLVKRGDFGRVLAEFWADGPKSETPPGHWNVLANAVSDTPGYSRRLFGAGAEVDPLEWDVKVYLALNGAEHDAAIVAWEVKREFLGARPLTLIRYMGKLGQSTEPGGPSYHADGLPLVSGLIEVVTAESSAPGQRHAHLARFLGQVVVHAWRGEPGDRRNEVGGSGWIRAVEWMPYQLRTFVTPAFPGFISGHSTFSRAGAEVLAGITGSAYFPGGLGEFVAGRDAYLTFERGPSTDVRLQWATYYDAADQAGQSRLWGGIHVTPDDFVGRRLGSTVGQTATARARRFFEGTEVP; translated from the coding sequence ATGCCGCAGCACCTCTTCGCTTCCTCTCCGCCCCGGGCCCGCGTGCTCCTATCCCTGCTGCTGGGGGCGCTGCTCACCGGCTGCCCGGACGACCCCGAGCCCGAGCCCACGCCGGACCCCATCCCCTGGGCCGCCGTGGCGCGGACCCGGCCGGAGGCGCTGCTCTCCATCTCCGGCCGCTCGGCGACGGACGTGTGGGCGGTGGGCGCGGACCGGGGCCGGGGGCCCACGGTGCTGCACTTCGACGGGAGCGCCTGGAGCGAGCTGGCCACCGGCCTGCGCGGTGACTTGTGGTGGGTGCACGCCTTCCGGGACGGCCCGGTGCTGATGGCCGGAGGCAGCGCCACCATCCTCCGTTACGAGAATGGCGCCTTCACCCGCATGCGCACGCCGGGCCTGGCGCGGCACACGGTGTATGGCGTGTGGGGCTCGCGCCCGGATGACGTGTACGCCGTGGGCAGCGTGGCGGGCCGCAGCGGCTTCGTCTGGCACTACGACGGCACGGCGTGGAGTGAGCTGTCCCTGCCGCTCGCGGCCCTGCCGCGCACGGTTGACGGAGACATCCCCGGCTTCTTCAAGGTGTGGGGCACTGGCGGTGACGTGTACGTGGTGGGCGCGCAGGGCGTGGTGATGCGCTCGCGCGGGGGCGGCGCCTTCGCGGTGGTGCCCACGGGCACCACCAGCCGCCTCTTCACGGTGCACGGCGGCGGCGGCACGGTGGTGGTGGTGGGCGGCGAGGGCCAGGGCGAAATCCTGGAGCTGGACGAGGCGGCAGGCCGCTTCGTGAGCCGCGCTCCCGAGGGCTGCCCGCTGCTGCAAGGGGTGTCCATCTCCGGGGACGGCAGCGGCTGGGCCTCGGGCTCCCGGGGTGAGCTGTACCAGCGCGCGGGTGGACGGTGGACGCGCGTGGAGCAGGACGCTCCGGTGCAGGTGGAGTCGCTGCACGCGACGTGGACGGACCCCGAGGGCGGGGTGTGGGCGGTGGGTGGCAACGTGCTATCGGGCACGCTGGACTCCGGCGTGCTGCTGCACCGGGGCGTGGAAGTGGCCCTGGTGCCCGAGGTGGTCGTCACGCCTCCGGCCCCCGCCACCTGTCCCGCGGCGGCGGTGGACCCGAAGCAGACGGGCACCATCGCCCGCCGGTGGAACGAGCAGATTCTGGGCGCCATCCGCCGCGACGTCCCCCGGCCGACGGTGCACGCGCGCAACCTGTACCACCTGTCCGCGGCCATGTGGGACGCGTGGGCCGCGTATGACGCGACGGCGGACGGCGTCTTCCTGCGTGAGAAGCACACCGCCACGGACGTGGCGGCGGCGCGCGCGGAGGCCGTCAGCTACGCCGCCTATCGCGTGCTCGCGCACCGCTACACCAAGGCCATTGGCGGGCCCACCTCCGCGGCGTGCTTCCGTGCCTTCATGGAGCGGCTGGGCTACGCGCCGGACGACACCGTCACCACGGGCGACAGCGCGCGCGCGCTGGGCAACCGCATCGGCCAGGCCATCATCGACGCGGGCGCGGCCGACGGGGCCAACGAGCAGAACGACTACAAGGACACCACGGGCTTCACGTTCGTCAACACGCCGCTGGTGGTGGACTCGCCGACGCTGACGTTGGAGAACCCCTCCGTGTGGCAGCCGCTCAACCTGGCGGTGTCCGTCACGCAGAACGGCATCATCACCTCCTCGGGTGTGCAGGGCTACATCGGCGCGCACTGGCGCCAGGTGACGCCGTTCGCCCTCACGCGGCCGCAGGGCGGAGGCATCTACCTGGACCCGGGCGCGCCGCCGGTGTTCGGCGCGGAGCTGCGCGCGCACGCGGTGGAGATTCTGCGCAAGGAGAGCTGGCTGGGCAGTGAAGAGCTGATGGACACGTCGCCCGGCATCGGCGGCCTGGGCAACAACAGCCTGGGCACCAACGACGGCAACGGCCACCCCGTCAACCCCATCACCGGCCAGCCCTACGTGCCCCAGCTCGTGAAGCGCGGCGACTTCGGGCGCGTGCTGGCGGAGTTCTGGGCGGACGGCCCCAAGTCCGAGACGCCGCCGGGGCACTGGAACGTGCTCGCCAACGCCGTGTCGGACACGCCCGGCTACTCGCGGCGCCTGTTCGGCGCGGGCGCCGAGGTGGACCCGCTGGAGTGGGACGTGAAGGTGTACCTCGCGCTCAACGGCGCCGAGCATGACGCGGCCATCGTCGCCTGGGAGGTGAAGCGCGAGTTCCTCGGCGCGCGGCCCCTCACCCTCATCCGGTACATGGGCAAGCTGGGCCAGTCCACGGAGCCCGGTGGCCCGTCGTACCACGCGGACGGCCTGCCGCTGGTGTCGGGGCTCATCGAGGTGGTGACGGCGGAGAGCTCCGCGCCGGGCCAGCGGCACGCGCACCTGGCCCGCTTCCTGGGACAGGTGGTGGTGCACGCGTGGCGGGGTGAGCCGGGAGACCGCCGCAACGAGGTGGGAGGCTCCGGGTGGATTCGCGCGGTGGAGTGGATGCCCTACCAGCTGCGCACCTTCGTGACGCCCGCCTTCCCGGGCTTCATCTCCGGACACAGCACCTTCAGCCGCGCCGGCGCCGAGGTGCTCGCCGGCATCACCGGCAGCGCGTACTTCCCCGGCGGCCTGGGCGAGTTCGTCGCGGGCCGCGACGCCTACCTCACCTTCGAGCGCGGCCCGTCCACCGACGTGCGCCTGCAGTGGGCCACGTACTACGACGCCGCGGACCAGGCCGGGCAGTCCCGGCTGTGGGGCGGCATCCACGTGACGCCGGATGACTTCGTCGGCCGCCGGCTGGGCAGCACGGTGGGGCAGACGGCCACGGCCCGGGCGCGGCGCTTCTTCGAGGGCACCGAGGTCCCCTGA
- a CDS encoding prolyl hydroxylase family protein, with protein MTILPNPDEELDTGNPLLITVANLLSAEECRALVERIESEGPTAAPITTAKGFVMRPDIRNNTRVMFDDVALAATLFERISPHVPHRLEREWVACGANERLRCYRYEAGQYFAPHFDGAFVRHSDERSLLTFMVYLNDCPHGGATNFFALGYSVTPSMGTALLFNHHLLHEGAEVTAGIKYALRTDLMYRRAGV; from the coding sequence ATGACCATCCTTCCGAATCCCGATGAGGAGCTGGATACAGGCAACCCGCTCCTCATCACCGTCGCCAACCTGCTCAGCGCGGAGGAGTGCCGCGCGCTGGTTGAGCGAATCGAGAGCGAGGGGCCGACGGCGGCGCCCATCACCACGGCAAAGGGCTTCGTGATGCGGCCCGACATCCGCAACAACACCCGGGTGATGTTCGACGACGTCGCGCTGGCGGCCACGTTGTTCGAGCGCATCTCACCGCACGTGCCGCACCGGCTCGAGCGCGAGTGGGTGGCGTGCGGGGCGAACGAGCGGCTCCGCTGCTATCGCTACGAGGCGGGCCAGTACTTCGCTCCGCACTTCGACGGCGCCTTCGTGCGACACAGCGATGAGCGCAGCCTGCTCACCTTCATGGTGTATCTGAATGACTGCCCGCATGGAGGCGCGACGAACTTCTTCGCGCTCGGGTACTCCGTGACGCCGAGCATGGGCACCGCCCTGCTCTTCAATCACCACCTGCTTCACGAAGGCGCGGAGGTCACCGCAGGCATCAAGTACGCGCTGCGCACCGACCTCATGTATCGGCGCGCGGGCGTGTGA